Proteins found in one Bacillus subtilis subsp. subtilis str. 168 genomic segment:
- the rhgZ gene encoding beta-galacturonidase (Evidence 1a: Function from experimental evidences in the studied strain; PubMedId: 16781735, 17056685, 17449691, 17485082; Product type e: enzyme), which yields MRKLYHGACYYPELWDEETIQQDIDIMREVGVNVVRIGEFAWSVMEPEEGKIDVGFFKEIIARLYDSGIETIMCTPTPTPPIWFSHGRPERMHANEKREIMGHGSRQHACTNNPYFRKKAAIITTAIAKELGRLPGLIGWQLDNEFKCHVAECMCETCLRLWHDWLKNRYGVIERLNEAWGTDVWSETYQTFEQVPQPGPAPFLHHASLRTMYQLFSMEMIASFADEQAKIIRCYSDAPITHNGSVMFSVDNERMFQNLDFASYDTYASQENASAFLLNCDLWRNLKQGRPFWILETSPSYAASLESSAYPHADGYLQAEAVSSYALGSQGFCYWLWRQQRSGSEISHGSVLSAWGEPTIGYQNVLAVERARKEIEPIILSTEPVQAEAAMTYSDRAKAFIKTEPHRGLRHRSLVTHFYERILNTGIHRDLIPEGAPLDGYRLLFTPFVPYLSSEFIKKASAFAEAGGIWITGPLTGGRTCEHTIHTDCGLGELEKTSGIKTLFTFPMNENVNTGKAFGITAPLGLWSAVFDTESGNTLGTVEAGPGAGHAFLTERNYGEGKIVMLGSLPSGKEGDAMLEALVRHYAEEAVISSRSDVTPGTIVAPRIGENGLVWIVVNMDGKGGSVTLPESGTDLLTHRLEKAGRLAVGPHEYRVIQFDNHS from the coding sequence ATGAGAAAACTGTATCATGGCGCTTGCTATTATCCGGAATTATGGGATGAAGAGACGATTCAGCAGGACATTGACATCATGCGTGAAGTTGGCGTAAATGTTGTGCGGATCGGCGAATTTGCCTGGTCAGTCATGGAACCTGAAGAAGGAAAAATTGACGTCGGTTTTTTCAAAGAAATCATCGCCCGGCTGTATGATAGCGGGATCGAAACGATTATGTGCACGCCGACGCCTACCCCGCCGATTTGGTTCTCACATGGCCGGCCCGAACGCATGCATGCCAATGAAAAAAGAGAGATCATGGGGCATGGCTCCCGTCAGCATGCCTGTACGAACAACCCGTATTTCCGAAAAAAAGCCGCCATCATCACCACAGCCATCGCCAAGGAGCTTGGCCGGCTCCCGGGGCTGATCGGATGGCAGCTAGACAATGAGTTTAAATGCCATGTTGCAGAATGCATGTGTGAGACATGCTTGCGCCTATGGCATGACTGGCTCAAAAATCGCTACGGGGTAATTGAGCGCTTGAATGAAGCTTGGGGAACCGATGTGTGGAGCGAGACCTATCAGACGTTTGAGCAAGTCCCGCAGCCGGGACCGGCCCCGTTTCTGCATCATGCCTCTCTACGCACTATGTATCAGCTGTTTTCGATGGAGATGATCGCTTCGTTTGCGGATGAACAGGCCAAAATCATCCGCTGCTATTCAGATGCGCCGATCACGCATAACGGATCAGTCATGTTCAGCGTGGACAATGAGCGAATGTTTCAGAATCTCGATTTTGCCTCCTATGACACGTACGCTTCGCAGGAAAACGCCTCTGCCTTTTTATTGAACTGTGATTTATGGAGAAATCTGAAACAAGGGCGCCCGTTTTGGATTTTGGAAACGAGTCCGTCGTATGCCGCCTCGCTTGAAAGCTCCGCTTACCCGCACGCAGACGGGTATTTGCAGGCCGAAGCCGTATCGTCCTACGCCTTAGGGAGCCAGGGGTTTTGCTACTGGCTATGGCGACAGCAGCGTTCAGGCAGCGAGATTTCCCACGGTTCGGTTCTCAGTGCCTGGGGCGAACCCACCATCGGCTATCAAAATGTGCTGGCGGTTGAGCGGGCAAGAAAGGAAATCGAGCCTATTATTCTATCGACTGAACCCGTTCAAGCCGAGGCGGCGATGACTTACTCTGACAGAGCAAAAGCATTTATTAAAACTGAGCCTCACCGGGGACTCCGGCATCGTTCGCTTGTGACGCATTTTTATGAACGTATTCTCAACACGGGGATTCACCGTGACCTTATTCCGGAAGGCGCTCCACTGGACGGCTATCGCTTGCTGTTTACGCCATTTGTGCCGTATTTGTCTTCTGAATTTATCAAAAAAGCTTCGGCATTCGCTGAAGCGGGCGGCATCTGGATCACCGGGCCGCTGACAGGAGGACGCACATGCGAGCATACCATTCATACCGATTGCGGACTTGGCGAACTTGAGAAAACGTCAGGGATCAAAACACTTTTTACCTTTCCGATGAATGAGAACGTGAATACAGGAAAAGCGTTTGGCATCACGGCGCCGCTCGGACTGTGGAGCGCGGTGTTTGACACAGAGAGCGGAAACACCCTTGGCACGGTTGAAGCAGGACCGGGGGCGGGCCATGCTTTTCTGACGGAACGGAATTACGGCGAGGGGAAAATTGTCATGCTGGGCTCGCTTCCATCCGGGAAAGAAGGGGATGCGATGCTGGAAGCGCTCGTCAGGCATTATGCGGAGGAAGCTGTTATTTCCAGCCGGTCGGATGTGACACCCGGCACGATCGTTGCCCCGCGTATAGGCGAAAACGGCCTTGTGTGGATCGTTGTGAATATGGATGGAAAAGGCGGGAGCGTGACATTGCCGGAATCGGGAACGGATTTGTTGACGCACCGCTTGGAAAAGGCGGGGAGACTGGCGGTCGGACCGCATGAATACCGTGTGATTCAATTTGACAATCACAGCTGA
- the rhgW gene encoding rhamnogalacturonan endolyase (Evidence 1a: Function from experimental evidences in the studied strain; PubMedId: 16781735, 17449691, 19193638; Product type e: enzyme): protein MRRSCLMIRRRKRMFTAVTLLVLLVMGTSVCPVKAEGAARQMEALNRGLVAVKTDGGIFVSWRFLGTENASVLFNVYRDGQKLNAAPVKTTNYVDKNGSAGSTYTVRAVVNGTEQPASEKASVWAQPYHSVPLDKPAGGTTPKGESYTYSANDASVGDVDGDGQYELILKWDPSNSKDNSQDGYTGDVLIDAYKLDGTKLWRINLGKNIRAGAHYTQFMVYDLDGDGKAEVAMKTADGTKDGTGKVIGNANADYRNEQGRVLSGPEYLTVFQGSTGKELVTANFEPARGNVSDWGDSYGNRVDRFLAGIAYLDGQRPSLIMTRGYYAKTMLVAYNFRDGKLSKLWTLDSSKSGNEAFAGQGNHNLSIADVDGDGKDEIIFGSMAVDHDGKGMYSTGLGHGDALHTGDLDPGRPGLEVFQVHEDKNAKYGLSFRDAATGKILWGVYAGKDVGRGMAADIDPRYPGQEVWANGSLYSAKGVKIGSGVPSSTNFGIWWDGDLLREQLDSNRIDKWDYQNGVSKNMLTASGAAANNGTKATPTLQADLLGDWREEVVWRTEDSSALRIYTTTIPTEHRLYTLMHDPVYRLGIAWQNIAYNQPPHTSFFLGDGMAEQPKPNMYTP, encoded by the coding sequence ATGAGAAGGAGCTGTCTGATGATTAGACGAAGGAAACGCATGTTTACCGCTGTTACGTTGCTGGTCTTGTTGGTGATGGGAACCTCTGTATGTCCTGTGAAAGCTGAAGGGGCAGCGCGGCAGATGGAAGCGCTGAACCGGGGGCTTGTAGCGGTCAAGACGGACGGGGGCATTTTTGTCAGCTGGCGGTTTCTTGGAACCGAAAACGCATCTGTTTTGTTCAATGTGTACAGAGACGGGCAAAAACTGAATGCTGCGCCTGTCAAAACAACGAACTATGTGGATAAAAACGGTTCGGCGGGCTCAACGTATACGGTTCGGGCTGTTGTAAACGGTACCGAACAGCCGGCTTCTGAAAAAGCCTCCGTATGGGCGCAGCCGTATCATTCCGTCCCGCTGGATAAACCGGCTGGCGGCACGACGCCAAAGGGTGAATCTTACACGTACAGCGCTAATGACGCAAGTGTTGGCGATGTGGATGGTGACGGGCAATACGAGCTGATCCTGAAATGGGACCCGTCCAACTCAAAAGACAATTCACAGGATGGCTATACGGGTGACGTGCTGATTGACGCGTATAAACTGGACGGCACAAAGTTATGGCGGATCAATCTCGGCAAAAACATCAGAGCGGGCGCGCACTACACCCAGTTTATGGTGTATGACCTTGATGGTGACGGAAAAGCAGAAGTGGCAATGAAAACGGCAGACGGGACAAAAGACGGCACGGGCAAAGTAATTGGAAATGCCAATGCAGATTACAGAAATGAACAGGGGCGTGTGCTTTCAGGCCCTGAATATCTCACTGTGTTTCAAGGTTCAACCGGGAAAGAGCTTGTCACCGCAAATTTTGAACCGGCGCGCGGCAATGTGTCGGATTGGGGAGACAGCTACGGCAACCGTGTTGACCGTTTTCTCGCCGGCATTGCCTACCTTGATGGACAGCGGCCGAGCCTGATCATGACCAGAGGGTATTACGCTAAAACCATGCTAGTTGCCTATAACTTCAGGGACGGAAAGCTGTCAAAGCTTTGGACGCTGGACTCCTCAAAGTCAGGAAATGAAGCGTTTGCCGGACAGGGGAATCACAACCTGAGCATCGCGGACGTTGACGGGGATGGAAAAGATGAGATTATTTTCGGCTCAATGGCTGTTGATCATGACGGGAAAGGCATGTACTCGACCGGCTTAGGCCATGGGGATGCCCTCCATACAGGAGATCTTGATCCGGGCCGGCCGGGGCTTGAGGTGTTTCAAGTTCATGAGGACAAAAATGCAAAATACGGCTTATCTTTCCGGGATGCTGCAACTGGAAAAATCCTTTGGGGCGTTTATGCCGGCAAGGATGTAGGCCGGGGAATGGCTGCTGATATTGACCCGCGTTATCCGGGACAGGAGGTGTGGGCAAACGGTTCTCTCTACTCAGCGAAAGGGGTCAAAATCGGAAGCGGGGTTCCGTCCTCGACCAACTTCGGCATCTGGTGGGACGGCGATCTGCTCCGGGAACAGCTGGACAGCAACCGAATTGATAAGTGGGATTATCAAAACGGCGTATCGAAAAATATGCTGACTGCATCAGGCGCAGCGGCTAACAACGGCACAAAAGCAACACCAACGCTTCAGGCTGATCTGCTCGGTGACTGGCGCGAGGAAGTGGTGTGGAGAACGGAGGACAGCAGTGCTCTGCGCATTTACACGACGACCATTCCGACTGAGCACAGGCTGTATACGCTGATGCACGATCCGGTGTACCGGCTTGGCATCGCCTGGCAAAATATCGCCTATAACCAGCCGCCGCACACAAGCTTCTTTTTAGGAGACGGCATGGCGGAACAGCCAAAACCAAATATGTATACGCCTTAA
- the rhgX gene encoding rhamnogalacturonan exolyase (Evidence 1a: Function from experimental evidences in the studied strain; PubMedId: 16781735, 17449691, 19193638; Product type e: enzyme), with translation MKPKKRQMEYLTRGLIAVQTEQGVFVSWRFLGTDHETTAFHLYRDGKRITRDPIAESTNFLDQNGTADSVYQVAAVNKGREEKLSKKARVWQENVLEVPLAKPEGGVTPDGKPYTYSANDASVGDIDGDGEYEMILKWDPSNSKDNAHDGYTGEVLIDAYKLDGTFLWRINLGRNIRAGAHYTQFMVYDLDGDGKAEIAMKTADGTTDGKGHIIGDEQADFRNEQGRILSGPEYLTVFKGETGEALTTVEYEPPRGKLEDWGDGYGNRMDRFLAGTAYLDGERPSLVMARGYYTRTVLVAYDFRNGRLKKRWVFDSNQPGHEAYAGQGNHSLSVADVDGDGKDEIIYGAMAVDHDGTGLYSTGLGHGDAMHVGDLDPSRKGLEVFQVHEDATKPYGLSLRDAGTGEILWGVHAGTDVGRGMAAHIDPSYKGSLVWGIDPPGNDGMSYGLFTSKGEKISDKAPSSANFAIWWDGDLVRELLDHDWDGTIGRPKIEKWDAENGCLKTIFQPAGVLSNNGTKGNPVLQANLFGDWREEVIWRTEDSSALRIYTTTHLTRHCFYTLMHDPVYRLGIAWQNTAYNQPPHTSFYLGTGMKKPPKPALYIAGSKAEAPL, from the coding sequence ATGAAACCAAAAAAGAGGCAAATGGAATACCTGACCAGAGGTTTGATTGCGGTACAGACAGAACAGGGCGTGTTTGTCAGCTGGCGTTTTCTCGGCACGGATCATGAGACGACGGCTTTTCACCTTTATCGGGATGGAAAGCGGATCACCCGCGATCCAATCGCTGAAAGCACTAATTTTCTCGATCAAAACGGAACGGCTGACTCTGTTTATCAAGTGGCGGCTGTCAATAAAGGACGGGAAGAAAAGCTTTCCAAGAAAGCTCGTGTTTGGCAGGAAAATGTCCTGGAGGTTCCTCTTGCCAAACCGGAAGGCGGTGTGACGCCGGACGGAAAGCCGTACACTTACAGCGCCAATGATGCCAGTGTCGGGGATATAGACGGGGATGGAGAATATGAAATGATCCTGAAGTGGGACCCGTCCAATTCAAAAGACAACGCTCATGACGGTTATACCGGGGAGGTGCTCATAGATGCCTATAAACTGGACGGCACCTTTTTGTGGCGCATCAACCTCGGCAGAAACATCAGAGCGGGTGCTCATTACACGCAATTTATGGTGTATGACCTTGACGGTGACGGAAAAGCAGAAATCGCCATGAAAACAGCTGACGGCACAACAGACGGGAAAGGACATATCATCGGTGATGAGCAGGCCGATTTTAGAAACGAACAGGGCAGAATTTTGTCCGGTCCGGAATATTTGACCGTGTTTAAAGGAGAAACCGGTGAGGCGCTCACGACCGTGGAATATGAACCGCCCCGCGGCAAGCTGGAGGATTGGGGAGACGGCTATGGAAACCGGATGGACCGTTTTCTCGCCGGGACCGCTTATTTGGATGGGGAGCGGCCGAGCCTTGTTATGGCGCGCGGCTACTATACGAGAACCGTGCTCGTGGCATACGATTTCAGAAACGGAAGGCTCAAAAAACGATGGGTATTTGACTCCAACCAGCCGGGACATGAAGCATACGCAGGACAGGGGAACCACAGCTTGAGCGTGGCGGACGTCGACGGAGACGGAAAGGATGAAATCATATACGGCGCAATGGCTGTCGATCATGACGGAACCGGCCTGTACTCAACGGGCCTCGGGCACGGAGACGCGATGCATGTAGGGGATCTGGACCCGTCACGAAAAGGGCTTGAAGTGTTCCAGGTGCATGAGGACGCCACGAAGCCGTACGGACTGTCGCTGCGAGATGCCGGAACCGGTGAGATATTATGGGGCGTCCATGCTGGAACTGACGTTGGCCGGGGCATGGCGGCTCATATTGATCCAAGCTACAAAGGATCGCTCGTCTGGGGAATTGATCCGCCGGGCAATGATGGCATGTCGTACGGGCTTTTCACGAGCAAAGGCGAAAAAATCAGCGACAAAGCGCCCTCTTCAGCCAATTTCGCCATCTGGTGGGACGGTGATTTGGTCAGAGAACTGCTTGATCATGACTGGGACGGAACGATCGGCAGGCCAAAGATTGAAAAATGGGATGCTGAAAACGGCTGTCTGAAGACGATATTTCAGCCGGCCGGCGTGTTGTCCAACAACGGCACGAAAGGAAACCCGGTTCTTCAGGCCAACCTGTTCGGAGACTGGCGGGAAGAAGTGATATGGAGAACGGAAGACAGCAGCGCGCTCCGTATCTATACAACAACACATCTCACCCGCCACTGCTTTTACACGCTGATGCATGATCCGGTTTACAGGCTCGGCATCGCCTGGCAGAATACCGCCTACAACCAGCCGCCGCACACGAGCTTTTACCTCGGAACGGGAATGAAAAAACCGCCGAAGCCCGCCCTGTACATAGCGGGAAGCAAAGCGGAGGCGCCGCTGTAG
- the yesY gene encoding rhamnogalacturonan acetylesterase (Evidence 1a: Function from experimental evidences in the studied strain; PubMedId: 16781735, 17449691; Product type e: enzyme), producing the protein MANHIYLAGDSTVQTYGDSTNQGGWGQFLGSHLPEHIQVINRAIGGRSSKTFVEEGRLQAILDVIEPDDWLFVQMGHNDASKNKPERYTEPYTTYKQYLKQYIAGAREKGAHPLLITPVARFHYENGVFLNDFPDYCIAMKQTAAEENVQLIDLMEKSLAFFTEKGEEKVYTYFMISEGINDYTHFTKKGANEMAKLVAKGIKELGLPLTESIIKER; encoded by the coding sequence ATGGCAAATCATATTTATCTTGCCGGCGATTCGACTGTTCAAACGTATGGAGACAGCACAAATCAAGGGGGCTGGGGGCAGTTTCTCGGCTCGCATCTGCCGGAGCATATTCAAGTGATCAACAGAGCGATCGGGGGAAGAAGCTCGAAAACATTTGTGGAAGAGGGCAGGCTTCAGGCAATCCTCGATGTGATTGAGCCGGATGATTGGCTGTTCGTGCAGATGGGCCATAATGACGCGTCAAAAAATAAGCCGGAGCGCTACACCGAGCCCTATACTACTTATAAACAATATTTAAAGCAGTATATCGCAGGCGCGCGGGAAAAAGGCGCCCATCCGCTTCTCATTACCCCCGTAGCCCGCTTTCATTACGAAAACGGCGTGTTTTTGAACGATTTTCCTGATTACTGCATTGCCATGAAGCAGACGGCCGCTGAGGAGAATGTCCAGCTCATTGATCTGATGGAGAAAAGTCTCGCTTTCTTTACTGAGAAGGGCGAGGAAAAAGTGTACACCTATTTTATGATTTCAGAAGGGATTAACGATTACACGCATTTTACAAAAAAAGGCGCAAATGAAATGGCGAAACTTGTGGCAAAAGGCATAAAGGAGCTCGGCCTGCCATTGACAGAATCGATCATCAAAGAAAGGTGA